From Candidatus Nitricoxidivorans perseverans, the proteins below share one genomic window:
- a CDS encoding DUF4040 domain-containing protein, with amino-acid sequence MSLVFDLLLAAALLWSGGRCLSVDRLDRAIVLFIAFGLLMALAWARLAAPDIGLAEAAIGAGLTGALLLDAYGALKRRKE; translated from the coding sequence ATGAGTCTCGTATTCGATCTGCTGTTGGCGGCGGCGCTCTTATGGAGCGGCGGGCGCTGCCTGTCTGTTGACCGGCTCGATCGCGCCATCGTCCTGTTCATCGCCTTTGGCCTGCTCATGGCGCTGGCCTGGGCGCGGCTGGCCGCGCCGGATATCGGACTGGCCGAGGCCGCCATCGGCGCTGGGCTGACCGGCGCGCTGCTGCTCGATGCCTATGGCGCATTGAAGCGGAGAAAAGAATGA
- a CDS encoding NADH-quinone oxidoreductase subunit K yields the protein MSSGLLFACVGAILFSMGVAGVILIGHLLRRVLAFNLMGSGAFLILVGLAQRNDVPDPVPQAMVLTGIVVAVAATALALALARRLHALTGKLELPADEA from the coding sequence ATGAGCAGCGGATTGTTGTTTGCCTGCGTCGGCGCAATCCTTTTCTCCATGGGCGTCGCGGGCGTGATCCTGATCGGCCACTTGCTGCGTCGCGTTCTGGCGTTCAATCTCATGGGCAGCGGCGCTTTTCTGATCCTGGTGGGTCTCGCCCAGCGCAACGATGTGCCCGACCCGGTGCCGCAGGCGATGGTGCTGACCGGCATCGTCGTCGCGGTCGCCGCCACGGCCCTGGCGCTGGCGCTGGCGCGACGGCTCCATGCGCTGACCGGCAAGCTCGAATTGCCGGCGGACGAAGCATGA
- a CDS encoding monovalent cation/H+ antiporter complex subunit F, giving the protein MNDLDLAVALFLLGNLIVALLAAARGPTAADRMLVALLFCSTGTGILVLLAVAMRIPALVDVALVLALLAAIGGVAFAKRAWQGDGHD; this is encoded by the coding sequence ATGAACGATCTCGATCTCGCCGTCGCGCTGTTCCTGCTCGGCAATCTGATCGTCGCCCTGCTGGCGGCGGCGCGCGGGCCGACGGCGGCCGACCGCATGCTGGTGGCACTGCTGTTCTGCTCTACCGGCACGGGCATCCTCGTGTTGCTGGCTGTGGCGATGCGCATTCCCGCGCTGGTCGATGTCGCGCTGGTGCTGGCGCTGCTGGCGGCCATCGGCGGTGTCGCCTTCGCCAAGCGCGCCTGGCAGGGGGATGGCCATGACTGA
- the mnhG gene encoding monovalent cation/H(+) antiporter subunit G, protein MTELILPWVSGALLIVGAFFYATGTLGLLRFPDVYSRLHALAKADNLGLGFVLLGLALQAESIAVGLKLLLIWPLMLAASAGVSYAIARRADSLGLKPWRKDAP, encoded by the coding sequence ATGACTGAACTGATCCTGCCCTGGGTCAGCGGCGCTCTGCTGATCGTCGGCGCCTTCTTCTACGCCACCGGCACCTTGGGCCTGCTGCGTTTTCCGGATGTCTATAGCCGCCTGCATGCGCTGGCCAAGGCCGACAACCTCGGCTTGGGCTTCGTGCTGCTGGGACTCGCCTTGCAAGCGGAGAGTATCGCCGTCGGTCTGAAACTCCTGCTCATCTGGCCGCTGATGCTTGCGGCGAGCGCGGGCGTCAGTTACGCCATCGCACGGCGCGCCGACAGCCTCGGCCTCAAACCCTGGCGCAAGGATGCGCCATGA
- a CDS encoding proton-conducting transporter membrane subunit, producing MTWLILLPLLWASLAFVLGPGRGKWLAMGGLTAQAVLAFDLAARVGAGGTAMSHAVGGWGAPLGIDLAADGLSAAMLLLTQCVALPVAVYASAYYKRDDAAGAYFWPLAGFLIAGLNALFLSADLFNIYVTLELLGLAAVGLVAAGGGAQQAAAALRYLFATLLGSGLYLLGVALIYGAYGTVSIEVLTPLVTSEAPRLMWIAGGLMLIGLMLKTALFPFHFWLPPAHGGAPAPVSALLSALVVKASFYLILRLWIGPFSPLIAAAEWLAWLLALFGTLAIFWGSWQAIRAERLKMLIAYSTVAQLGYLFLIFPLLTGHGAIQAGVMQAFAHGLAKAGMFVAAGVFIKATGQDTVAGLAGGVDRLPVTLFAFGLAGMTLMGLPPSSGFLAKWQLIEVALDRGYWWLVVVVLAGGLLAAVYVFRVLRQAFLLAPANQAMVTVPRTLEWTAFLLSAASVLLGLRGVELMQLVGVMR from the coding sequence ATGACCTGGCTGATTCTCTTGCCTCTCCTCTGGGCCAGCCTCGCATTCGTGCTGGGGCCGGGGCGCGGCAAGTGGCTTGCCATGGGTGGACTGACCGCTCAAGCCGTGCTCGCCTTTGACCTCGCTGCAAGAGTCGGCGCTGGCGGGACGGCGATGTCTCACGCGGTCGGCGGCTGGGGCGCGCCGCTGGGCATCGATCTCGCTGCCGACGGTCTTTCTGCGGCGATGCTCTTGCTCACCCAGTGCGTCGCCCTGCCAGTGGCGGTTTACGCCAGCGCCTACTACAAGCGCGACGACGCGGCCGGCGCGTATTTCTGGCCACTGGCCGGTTTCCTCATCGCCGGTCTCAATGCGCTGTTCCTCTCCGCCGATCTGTTCAATATCTACGTCACGCTCGAACTGCTCGGCCTTGCGGCAGTCGGCCTGGTGGCCGCCGGCGGCGGTGCGCAGCAGGCGGCGGCAGCACTACGTTATCTGTTCGCCACGCTGCTCGGCTCCGGCCTGTATCTGCTGGGAGTGGCCTTGATCTACGGCGCCTACGGCACGGTTTCGATCGAGGTGCTGACGCCGCTGGTGACCAGCGAAGCACCGCGCCTCATGTGGATCGCGGGCGGGCTGATGCTGATCGGCCTGATGCTCAAGACTGCGCTGTTTCCCTTCCACTTCTGGCTGCCACCCGCCCACGGCGGAGCGCCCGCGCCGGTCTCCGCACTGCTCTCGGCGCTGGTGGTCAAAGCCTCCTTCTACCTGATCCTGCGCCTGTGGATCGGCCCGTTCTCACCGCTGATCGCTGCGGCCGAATGGCTGGCCTGGCTATTGGCATTGTTCGGCACGCTGGCGATTTTCTGGGGATCGTGGCAGGCGATTCGCGCCGAACGCCTGAAGATGCTGATCGCCTATTCCACCGTGGCGCAGCTGGGTTATCTGTTTCTGATCTTTCCGCTACTGACCGGCCATGGTGCGATACAGGCGGGGGTGATGCAGGCGTTTGCCCACGGGCTGGCCAAGGCGGGGATGTTCGTCGCCGCCGGCGTGTTCATCAAGGCGACCGGGCAGGATACGGTGGCCGGCCTGGCCGGCGGCGTGGATCGCCTTCCTGTCACTTTGTTCGCCTTCGGGTTGGCCGGCATGACGCTGATGGGCCTGCCACCCTCGTCGGGCTTCCTGGCCAAGTGGCAGTTGATCGAGGTGGCGCTCGATCGGGGCTACTGGTGGCTGGTCGTGGTTGTACTGGCCGGAGGTTTGCTGGCGGCCGTCTATGTGTTCCGAGTGTTGCGCCAGGCGTTCTTGCTGGCGCCGGCCAATCAGGCCATGGTCACGGTGCCGCGCACCTTGGAATGGACGGCCTTCCTGCTTTCGGCCGCGAGCGTGCTGCTGGGGCTGCGCGGCGTCGAACTGATGCAATTGGTCGGGGTGATGAGATGA